CCCCCCTTCAATCAGATACAGAGCGTCTTCAACTACATGTggggaaaaggaaaaagattaGAAATCCATAACAACCCCTTGAACCGTTCAGCCATTGTAAGGATTCAAAGTGACTACCTCAGATCAAAGATACTGGAAAAGTGCATTTGGTATGTAGGTGACTCGATGTTCCATACAGCGCAATGGTCTTCTGATCATTCCATGTCCACCCCTCCACTGAAAGCGATCAAAATCTGGGCTCACCTCACTGGTGTGCCGTTAGACCTGCGCTATGATGAAGGCCTAAGTCTAGTAGCAGGGCTGGTGGGAGAGCCGAAAGAGACtgatgattttacaaaaaatctgGTTAGTTTGACAGTCTCACATGTAAAAGTGGAGGTTGACTTAACCAAACCGTTACCTGATGTGGTTGAATTCGAACGTCAGAATGGCGAGGTTGTCGAAGTCATGGTACATTATCCTTGGGTCCCCCCTACGTGCTCCCACTGTCATGAGCTTGGCCATATAATAAAGAACTGCCTCCACTATACTCCTCCTCCAAAGGCTGCTCCTGAACCGCCTTCTGGAGCAAAGAAACAAGATGTAAAAAGGCAGCGAAAGTACCAGCCCAAAGCCAAGCTTTCGGAGCAAGGCTCTGCTGTCACCCCTTCCCCAACCCCTACTGTTTTTCCACCTGATCTTGTCTCTCACTTTGAAGCAGCTCTCCCTGTTTCGAAACTGGCTCCTTCTGTTGCCATTGTTGCTGATACTATGTCTCCCTTACCGGCTTCATCCTCTCTTGTTCGTTCCTCCTCCAACGCCTCACCTGTGTTTTCCTCCCCTGACCCTCCCCCTAGACCTTCTCTAAAGAGGTCCCGCTCCTCTCCCACTCTTTCTCCCTCACACCAGCAGCACAAAATCACCTCTTTGCTGTCTTTAACCGCCCCTTTTGAACCTTCTCTACCCCCACAAATAAATCTCCCactagaaaacaaattaaactctcttttttcaATCTCTAACTAATTTCCAT
Above is a genomic segment from Brassica oleracea var. oleracea cultivar TO1000 unplaced genomic scaffold, BOL UnpScaffold02196, whole genome shotgun sequence containing:
- the LOC106321621 gene encoding uncharacterized protein LOC106321621; translated protein: MWGKGKRLEIHNNPLNRSAIVRIQSDYLRSKILEKCIWYVGDSMFHTAQWSSDHSMSTPPLKAIKIWAHLTGVPLDLRYDEGLSLVAGLVGEPKETDDFTKNLVSLTVSHVKVEVDLTKPLPDVVEFERQNGEVVEVMVHYPWVPPTCSHCHELGHIIKNCLHYTPPPKAAPEPPSGAKKQDVKRQRKYQPKAKLSEQGSAVTPSPTPTVFPPDLVSHFEAALPVSKLAPSVAIVADTMSPLPASSSLVRSSSNASPVFSSPDPPPRPSLKSLTCLLALPNSRPVYYTAVYASNLSSERVDLLADLINLHSMLNLDGNPWILGGDFNQIISPIEHSSMDVNTTDNLMYQLRDCFLQLGVFDLWYLGPQHTWTNNRPEDPIAKKLDRLLVNSSMVASLPHALATYLPPLISDHTPCLIDLAYQLPQAGTKPFKLQNYLTKHPSFAQHVYDAWLRAGSECLTLTQLCWKLKVIKRDLKQLNRENYSKIQERVSETYSLLQHVQVQALQNPSTTTFEAERDLHQRWLFLREIEESYFRQKSRIN